A window of Cryptomeria japonica chromosome 3, Sugi_1.0, whole genome shotgun sequence contains these coding sequences:
- the LOC131874094 gene encoding glycine-rich cell wall structural protein-like produces the protein MASPTKMICYILLGLIFVSTLIDGAVAEEKYYNGGHGGGGYGGGHGGYGGGGHGGGGGHGGGGHGGYGGGGHGGYGGGGHGGGRGGHGPPGHGHGHGPEN, from the coding sequence ATGGCGTCTCCTACGAAGATGATATGCTATATTTTGCTGGGCCTCATATTTGTATCGACCCTGATTGACGGTGCGGTGGCGGAAGAGAAGTATTATAATGGTGGGCACGGTGGTGGTGGGTATGGTGGTGGACATGGTGGGTATGGCGGTGGAGGGCACGGTGGTGGTGGAGGTCATGGTGGTGGTGGACATGGTGGGTATGGCGGTGGAGGGCACGGTGGGTATGGTGGTGGTGGGCATGGTGGTGGGAGAGGTGGGCACGGTCCTCCTGGCCATGGCCATGGCCATGGACCTGAGAATTAA